The DNA segment ATCCAGGAAGCGGTAGCGCTGATGGAGAAATCCTGGGCCTTCGATCCGAGGGACTACCACAACGGAAAGGACTTTGCCTTCGCCGCCCTCCGCAATCGACTCGGGGACTTGGCCGGAGAATGGATGGATCGGGTCCACACCTTGGAACCCGGTGACTGGAAGGATCGATTGGCCTTTGCGCGGGAGGCCCTGAAGGTGGGCAACAAGGATCTCGCCGCTCTCTGGCTGGAACGAACGGTCCAAGCGCGGCCCAAGGAGGAGCGCATGTGGAATGAGCTCGCGCTGCTGTTTGCGGAACGGGAGAATCCCGCCTGGCCCGCCCATCCCTAGCCGCTCCCGCGATCGCATCTCGAAGAGGCATTTATGCGTACCTCCCTTTTGATCCTCGCTGGCTTGAGTCTTTCGGCCCAAGGTCCTGTTCCCTTCTCGCCTTCCTTCGACACTGCTTTTCTTGCGGGAGACCGGCGTGCGGTGCTGGCGGCCTGCGCGGACCGCATGCGGGCCCTGAAGCCGAAAGACGCGAAGTATCTCGCCGAGTGCGGGCGGGCTTACCTCGCCGCGGGAAACAAGGCCAAGGCGGAATCGGCTTTCCAGGCGGCGGAGACGCGCGAGCCGAAGGACGGGCAGGTGCTGCGCCTGATCGCCTTCGGTTGGCTCAAACAGGGCTACAAGACCGAGGCGCTGGAGGGCTACGGAAAGATCCTCGCGCGGGATCCCCGGAACAAGGAGGCTCTGGCCCAGGCGGGCGTGGATCTCGCGGAAGTGGGCCTGAACGCGGAGGCGGAGCGCTACATGGACGCCCTGGCGGCGCTGGAGAAGGACGACTGGGAGCGGTTCCTGCGCTTCGGCCGCGCCTTCCTGGTGACGGGTCAACGCAAGCGCGCCAGCGTCTGGTTCGCTCGCGCGACGACTGTGAAACCAGACGAGGAGAAGGTCTTCCTCGAGATCGGCCGCGCCTTCGCTGAAACCCAGAGCGTGATGTAGCGCCTCCGGGCGGCGGGGAGCGGCGTGGGCAGCCCATTTATCGATGACGCGGGAAGGGTCCGCAACGGCTGGAAGATCCTGGGGTTCGTGGCCCTGATGAACCTGCTGGGGTTCCTGGCGTGGCTCCTGGGCCAAGCCATTCCTTCGGCCTGGAAAGGGGTATTGTCCCCTCGCTGGATTGACGCCGTAGTAGCTCTTGCAGCGACCTGGGTCTGCCTCCGCGTGGAGGACGAGCCCCTGCGCGCGATCGGGCTGGAGCGCGGGCGCGCCTTTCTGAAGGACTTCGTGGCGGGCGTCCTGTTGGGCGCCGCCATTATCGGAATCGCGGCCTGCGCCGTCCGGCTCCTGGGCGGTTTCCACTGGGTTCGGACGCCGCGCGTGGGGCCGGCGGCCCTCCTGTCCGGAATCTGGCTCTACCTCGCCGTGGCGTGGGCCGAGGAACTGCTGTTCCGCGGCTACCCCTTCCAGCGGGCGGCGCGGGGTCTCGGCTTTCCCGCCGCCCAGGCCGCCTTCGCCCTGGCTTTCGCCGCAGCCCACTGGAACAATCCGGGCATGTCCGGCGCCACCCGGATCTGGGCCACCCTCACCATCGCCCTCGCGGCCCTCCTGCTTGGTCTCGCCTGGCGCCGCACGGGCAGCCTCGCGCTCCCCATCGGCCTCCACCTGGGCTGGAACTGGATGCAGGGCCCGCTCCTGGGCTTCGGTGTGAGCGGCACCTCGGACGGCGCCGGGTGGTGGACGCCGGTCTTCCACGGCCGGCCCCAGTGGCTCACGGGCGGCGAGTTCGGCCTGGAAGCGAGCGCCGCCTGCGCCCTGGCCTGCGCGGCAGCCATCCTCGGCCTGTGGCGGTGGAAGGGGCGCGGGGGCGCCACTGGCATCTGACGGAGCGGCGCTAGGTGGTCGCCACCAGCAGTTCCTCCGCGTGATCCGGGGGCCGAAGGCCGTCCGTTCGGTCCGCGAAATAGCGCCGGGCCAGCAGGGCGGCTGA comes from the Geothrix sp. 21YS21S-4 genome and includes:
- a CDS encoding tetratricopeptide repeat protein; this translates as MLAACADRMRALKPKDAKYLAECGRAYLAAGNKAKAESAFQAAETREPKDGQVLRLIAFGWLKQGYKTEALEGYGKILARDPRNKEALAQAGVDLAEVGLNAEAERYMDALAALEKDDWERFLRFGRAFLVTGQRKRASVWFARATTVKPDEEKVFLEIGRAFAETQSVM
- a CDS encoding type II CAAX prenyl endopeptidase Rce1 family protein, translating into MGSPFIDDAGRVRNGWKILGFVALMNLLGFLAWLLGQAIPSAWKGVLSPRWIDAVVALAATWVCLRVEDEPLRAIGLERGRAFLKDFVAGVLLGAAIIGIAACAVRLLGGFHWVRTPRVGPAALLSGIWLYLAVAWAEELLFRGYPFQRAARGLGFPAAQAAFALAFAAAHWNNPGMSGATRIWATLTIALAALLLGLAWRRTGSLALPIGLHLGWNWMQGPLLGFGVSGTSDGAGWWTPVFHGRPQWLTGGEFGLEASAACALACAAAILGLWRWKGRGGATGI